atataaataagttgttaatattgtaatttaaaaaaatgagattatgaatATGCTATTGTACTCTATTACATCTATTGACTTTGTAAAAACTAGACGAGGATGCTAATCATAAGATTTGCCTGATAAAGCTGAAATAAATCAGCGAAACATTgcaattcttataatttaatatcttcaTTTATTGTCCAAATTTCCAAgattaagttatttaaatattttaaatatagacgagaacttaaatattaattataattaataattaaaaatattctagtGGAGGTGGCGGGTATTCAGCGATGGAGTAGCAGATATGACAACTCGCTGGTGGGAATTGCGGCTCCAGTACCAAGGAATTGTCCCACCTCTTCCAAGACTCGAGCGTGACTTTGATCCTGGTGCTAAATATCACATACCAGCTGATATTCCTTACACGAAATATTTTGTGGGAGCTGTTTTGCAGTTTCAATTATTTGAGTCTCTGTGTGACATATCAGGTCATGTTGGTGAATTACACTTGTGTGATATTTATCGGTCACAAGAAGCTGGTCGATTATTATCGTAATTATTTGtcctataaattatttatttatttaaaattattaaattaatttaataaaattattaattataaataaattaattctgttcaaaattatagttaatatttaatataattaaatttaattatttttttccagagAAATATTGTCTCAAGGATCGTCAAGAAATTGGCATGAAGTCGTTCGACTAATGACCAGAGGAAAGATGGACCGAATTGATGTTGGTCCTATGTTGAGATACTTTGAGCCTTTATTCAAATGGCTGCAACGACAAAATGAAATTGAACCGATCATTGGATGGATTACTAGCCAAGATGACACTtgtaagtttataaaaatataattaggactcatttgaaaaaaaaaatttttaagtactgaagattaattttttttcagcgctATTCGCTCACTGGTACAGAAGTTCTTCAGAAAAAGTAAAAGCTTGGTCACTGAGCATATTAATTCCTCTAATTATTTGTCTAGTGCGATGACAAATTAATTGGCTTTAAATTTTGTACATAACAGCCGCTTTAATAGTACAAGTgaagatatttattgataacttattgcagattaatttttacagtttataaatttatatgaataaaaaaggtattggaagtaaaaataatgacattgaaattagcagacatccgaaaatttttggttttttttatttaaaaaattataacaaaaaaaattcacatagaattttttaaaaaactataaatgcaatttttcaaaaaagtttttttagtttttatttaattgatgaaaaaaaaatcaaaaaattgttgaacgtctgctgattttagtattttaattaaatgacactgaaattagtagatatctgataatttttagaattttttttatttaacaaattataacaaaacaattgaaagaaaaattccacgtttgaaatttttaaaaaactataagtgcaatttttcaaaaatatttctttagttctaattcaattgattaaaaaaattataaggcGTCTGCTAATTTCAATATCAGAATTAAATGACGTCGAAATTAGCAggcatctgacaatttttattctattttaaaaattataacgaaaaaatttcacttataaaattgtttaaaaaattataagtgcgatttttcaaaaatgtttttttagttttaattttttgataaaaaaaattattgaacgtctgctaactttagtatcggAATTGAATaacactgaaattagcagataatttttaggatttttttttatttgaaaaattataacaaaaaaaatctgaaagaaaaattttacatataaaattttttaaaaaactaagtggaatttttcaaaaatatttttttaattttaatttaattgataaaaaaaattattgaacgtctgttaatttcagtatcaaaaatcaaaactaTCCTGCGTGAATACCAGTCATAAAAAATGagattacaatttaaaagaataactTTACTTTGGTTTAACATTTTACTCTTTTTTCCATatcaaagttttattattagcCGGCATGTCGAACATTTCAACAAACTTAATACCATTTTCCGCTGCTAACTTTTCCAAATCTCTGATATCTCTTATTCCCCAGCGAGGATCCCTAGACTtgagtgtcttatcaaattgAACATTGCTCTCAGGAGTAATTTTCCCATCGATAGCATAAGGCCCGTAGGTAATGAGCGTCCCATTGGGCTTCAGAAGTTCTCCAGCATTTTTGAACAAACCTACAGAAGTCTCGAACGGCGAAATGTGAACCATATTAGAGTTGTAGATATAATCAATGctgctttttttaaaaattccatcaCCCCAAGTAGTGTAGTTTGTCGTGATGTCAATGAGGAGCGGCTCGTGGACATTCGTGAAACCGGATACATATGTAGAAATACTTTCAAGCGATTCCTGATCGTACTCAGAGGGGTAGAAAGTTACCTGAGGAAAATTCGGGGCAAAGTGAGCCATGTGCTGGCCAGTGCCTGAAGATATTTCCAAGAAGACTTGATTTGCTCCAGgacatattatttttttaagaacattCAAGATTGGTTCTTTGTTCCGGTCTGCTGCTGggtggattatttttttagccgAATCTGCGGCTAGCCTACAATTAAAttcatcattaaaaaaatattcaattaaattaaaataataaataagaatacTTGCCTACGGTTGACAATAGCATGAATAGCGTTCATAACTTAACTCTGGATCAGTGAtctgaaatattaaaaaataaaccgaataagaaaatactttattaccaacaattaaaaaaaaatcatattttttaatattaaataaaaattattaattaaaaagggactgaataatttttcaaattaaatttctattacaataaattttttatttataaatcacctgcgttacaaataaatatatacatatatataaattaaaaattaattatcaactaaataattaaccCTCGGAGTATACTGGGGGTCATTTTAAccccagaattttttttctgaaatatttCTCGAAAATAGGCTcgtttttaatcaatttttcaacattgaaaactatttaagaggaaatacgtgtagaaagccgttttcattaatttttttgaggtataaaaaattaatattatttttttataagtgtaTCTTCTATATGAAcctcaatttcaaaaaaaaaaaaaaaaaaaaaataaataaataagaatttgcattttttagaGAGTTgtgaaaaaaagttgattttttttatgtattgtttattaaaaaaaaaaaaaatagttaaaataaaaatatcgcttataattgaggttcatattcagcgtaattgtataaaaaaaaggaatttttcTGTGCCATTGATTTCAGATGAAAATTGTGGCTTTCATACTGCACACCAACTGGTAAGTCGAATGACAACCTACGATgtgtatcagctgatatctcccttactttttaagttatattgttgtaaaatatgaaagaatataaatatatgtagaaAAAAACCTAATAGTTTCAATAGATAACATTAGTCTtcataccttaaaaaaattaataaaaaatcagcatGAAAACGTTCttctacacgtatttccccccttaattcagaataataataattttattcaaaagagCATTGTTTCACctaccaaaaatataaaaattaatttggcagatatttaatgattttaagaatttttgtaataaatgagttgttacaaaaataaattatcaaaaaaattgatatttagaaattttaaaaaactaaaaatgcaatttttcaaaaatcattttttggaacaaatttttttgttaaaaaaaattaaaaaattgtcaagtgaggagctaattttcaaaaaggtatcttttcatattttaaaaaaccagttttctgaacttttaaatattaattacttcgagaaatataaagatttataaatgaaaatcgaattgCAGCTTCATAACCGATAGcattttatagctaaattaaaaaaaatttaatacaaatatttataattacaaatatttatatttataatcaacTAGATAACTAGTTTTTTGTctcgattaatcaaaaatgaaaagatacccttttgaaactTAGCTCCTCAAGTGacagttaaatttaatatcatactAAAGATGTAATAATCtgaattccaataaaattcataatttctaagatataattctttaaaaatcaaGTGGGGTTGACCCCGTGCGTAAAGTTCTGTTCAGAGGTGTGTACTCCAAGGGTTAACCAATTCAATCACTATCATCAGAATTCGTTGATTTCTTAGACCtatcatttttctttttatttttggcaaCACTTGATAAGTACATAGCATGTCCAGATTTCTTCAAATGATCATGCAGTTTATTTTTACTCGGAAATTCAGCTTTACACGTAACACAGCAATGTTCAATATCCGCAACATCATCCTTCAATTTACTTTTCCCCGATTTTCTTGCTTCTTTAGGCTTCTTTCCTTTACTTCTTTCCTTAACCTtctcttcatcatcatcatctttaCTCTGAACCTTAGTTTCTTCTTTCTGTTTTCCCGCCTCTAAATTCTTCTTCCTCCTCCGCTGTTTCTTAGACAGACTTTCCAAATCAAAATCTTCATTACCCTGCTCCTCTTCCTTGTCCTTCTCCTTCTCCTTACCATCCCCCTCTGCATCTCCATCATCATCTTCTTTCTTCCCATCCAAATTTCTTCTCCGCCTCCTCTGTTTCTTGGACAACCCAGCATCAAAATCAAACTCATCATGATCACTGTCTTTAACAACCctcgctttttttttattcttcttctttttagtCCCCGGCGTCATAACTTCATCCTGATCATCCTGATCGGACATCAGTTCACCCTCAGAAGCTTGCCCATCATCTTCAACAGGTTCTTCCGAGCCCGGAAAAATAAATCCA
The sequence above is drawn from the Cotesia glomerata isolate CgM1 linkage group LG4, MPM_Cglom_v2.3, whole genome shotgun sequence genome and encodes:
- the LOC123263469 gene encoding methyltransferase-like 26 — protein: MNAIHAIVNRRLAADSAKKIIHPAADRNKEPILNVLKKIICPGANQVFLEISSGTGQHMAHFAPNFPQVTFYPSEYDQESLESISTYVSGFTNVHEPLLIDITTNYTTWGDGIFKKSSIDYIYNSNMVHISPFETSVGLFKNAGELLKPNGTLITYGPYAIDGKITPESNVQFDKTLKSRDPRWGIRDIRDLEKLAAENGIKFVEMFDMPANNKTLIWKKE